The DNA window AGCCTCAGCCACCATGCTATTATTCCCTAGTTTCACTGGAAATTTTCCACATTCCACAGTCTACCTAGGTATCATTGGAAACACCATGACTGCTGCTTCAGGGAGACAAGTGTGGGAAAAGGTTTGCCAGGTCCTAGAATCGCTTCAAGCATTTAATAGGGTGCTCCAAGAAAGGGCAGTGAGCAGGTGTGGAACCATAAGCTTCAACCACTAAGTGGGGATATAAGCCcaccattgtcttccagcctgaggtctcagagacctcagaagcatgagctgcAATGAAATCCAGTGTCTGGGTTTTCAGCTGCCCTGAGCTGTGGCGGTCAGCCAGGAATagagtgtgggcagcattctccacagagaggtccctgaagagggcatcctcacacatgaccttcaaacgctccaggccatacttatcagcagctgccagcagagcatctgccatgctgtccaggtctggtgctgttcctgtgtaaatgaagtccatcattgccttgaagacTTGCGGCTCCAGGTCAGGGATCTCAACGCgattctttctgctctcctccatgtcatgttgaaacatggctctgaaaactggtgagcgagctgctaagatggccttgtgagcccAGAATTCCTGGCCAGCTACCACTAGGCAGCAGTCTGTGAACTGGGAATTCTTCCACAGCTCTTCTAGCTCATCTGCCAATGTGCATCTGGGCACCAGAATTCCCGGCTTCCTGTTCTGGTCAGAGAGGCTCAAAGAGACCTGGGCCACGCTCACCTTGCAGACGAGGGTGAGCTGGTCATCTGGCAGGAGCCAAAATGCATGGGACAAGAGAAAATCTCGAAGAATAAACTTTTTGTAACACCTGCCCTGGCCTGGCATGAACCTATAGGCTCTTGGGCTCTTCTTGACTTTGGTTTTCTCTCCTTCAGCACTTATGATCCAGAACTtgaactttgcccaaacatgaCTCTTTGGACAGCTGAACaacactaggtaaactgacaggtaatctgCACTTTGTTCATCGACTCCATTCAGGTGTACTCTCAAACACCAATTGTCATTGGCTCCTATTGAGAAAGTTGGGCTTGTAATgctttccagcatttcctcagcaATAAAAGGAAAGTTGCTGATGGTCCACCTGTAGGAGAAATCCTGATCGCTGATTTGTGTGTGGTCCCATCTCTGGGCTATCTCATCTCCTACCATTTCTCCTGCAGGTCGTTTGAAGGTTCAACTGGATtgaaaatgaagaactagcaagTGTTTTCACTTCACCCTGTGAGATGCAATAACAGACAGGATTTtgattttcagggtttttttctcatctgttccctcttctggcaggcTGAAAACTATGGTCTCTGATATTTTCTATCCAGATTTCAATGCTAATTTCAGAGAACACAGTCTAGGCTACTTGATACACTTACATCACTCCGTTATTTTCTAGATTGAATCTTAGGTCAATAGGTAAGTAGATTTGACAAATATACACAGCTTTGGAATAGTTTTGATCATTCATTCTATTAATTCATATAAAAAATGTTGtactagggttctctagaggtAGAATATATgcaaggagccgggcggtggtggtgcacgcctttaatcccagcactcgggaggcagagccaggcggatctctgtgagttcgaggccagcctgggctaccaagtaagttccaggaaaggcacaaagctaaacagagaaaccctgtctcgaaaaaccaaaaaaaaaaaaaaaaaaaaaagaatatatgcaaGGAATCTCTCTATATTTGATGAAAGGGGGTTTATTAGAATCAATTTGGGCTGCAGTCCTCTAACTCCCACATTACCTATGAAGGGAAAGACCAAGATTCCAGTACTTACTCAGTGCAGAACTTTGGATGTGTCTACTGGTGTTCAGTATATGCTGGTGTTCCAAATAATCTCTATtgccagggaagggatggacttgctgcaaggtgagggcaagcaggcaaatagcAAGCACGCGCTTCCTGATTCCTTGTCCTTTTATATGCTTccagcagagggtgtggcccaatttagggtgtgtcttccaacctcaaaatctggattaaaggtgtgtgtcctgaTATCCGGAttagatgtttgtttctttttacttccaAAGTCTGTCCTTGAAATGGATCTACCTACATTAAATGAAGCAAAACACTTCTCACTATTATGACCTCcattttagggttttagttaattccatgtcTGATTAAGTTGAGAActaagaataaccatcacaagtGTATTTTGCTTACTGTGGTTCATCTCCATAAAATAAGGTATGGTGTCCATTCCTAGACAGCTGTTATTGACTCTTCTAGGGATTTTGCACCAATTCCTCCCATAAACATGAT is part of the Peromyscus eremicus chromosome 6, PerEre_H2_v1, whole genome shotgun sequence genome and encodes:
- the LOC131913794 gene encoding speckle-type POZ protein-like produces the protein MVGDEIAQRWDHTQISDQDFSYRWTISNFPFIAEEMLESITSPTFSIGANDNWCLRVHLNGVDEQSADYLSVYLVLFSCPKSHVWAKFKFWIISAEGEKTKVKKSPRAYRFMPGQGRCYKKFILRDFLLSHAFWLLPDDQLTLVCKVSVAQVSLSLSDQNRKPGILVPRCTLADELEELWKNSQFTDCCLVVAGQEFWAHKAILAARSPVFRAMFQHDMEESRKNRVEIPDLEPQVFKAMMDFIYTGTAPDLDSMADALLAAADKYGLERLKVMCEDALFRDLSVENAAHTLFLADRHSSGQLKTQTLDFIAAHASEVSETSGWKTMVGLYPHLVVEAYGSTPAHCPFLEHPIKCLKRF